Proteins encoded within one genomic window of Humulus lupulus chromosome 1, drHumLupu1.1, whole genome shotgun sequence:
- the LOC133802753 gene encoding G-type lectin S-receptor-like serine/threonine-protein kinase LECRK3: MVFLRLLILIGFVFLTSEAQQRQSNISTGSSLTPDGKSSWLSKSGVYAFGFYKQGNGFSVGIYVAGIPQKTVVWTASRDSPPVSRNATLEFTSEGRFVLRSTQREENIGDPAQSGSSASMMDTGNFVVYDSDGNMIWQSFNHPTDTILPSQRLLADSELISSASEYDHSSGIFRLKMQTDGNLVQYPVNTPDSAPYAYYATGTSWAGQNVTLVFDSDVSIYLINSTSVNFQNVTDRSHYRKDAIFLMRIDSDGIFRLYSYNLKQNSHNWSIEWNSTNDKCQPKGLCGLNGFCIQMDQDANCLCLPGFDFVNKGNWSSGCERNFIADSCGNNNRSLKHTMQEIPNTNWLDNSFSDISTLDKEGCIQACSDDCNCEVAFYDSGKCKKQTLPLRYGRRSGSSNIALIKVYTSQPTTEIFVSKESQKRVRSDILIISVFLLSFGLIMLVISIIVLCKSHFWEYKKLNTRRSDDVELIGDDVSLRSFTYEELERFTDGFKEEIGKGSSGTVYKGIISSSQKFVAVKRLEKLLDEGEREFQNEMKAIGRTHHKNLVRLIGYSHGGPKRLLVYEYMSNGSLADVLFKPESNPKWEERVGITCEIARGIMYLHEECVTQIIHCDIKPQNILMDENNCAKISDFGLAKLLKPDQTRTFTGIRGTRGYVAPEWHRRLPITPKADVYSFGIVLLEIICCRKNVIWDLPEEKAILEEWAYTCFENGELVSLVGNEEIDQRQLERIVKVALWCIQEEPSLRPSMKKVLLMLEGTVDIPIPPSPEFF, translated from the coding sequence ATGGTTTTTCTCAGATTATTAATCCTCATTGGCTTTGTGTTTCTCACTTCTGAAGCTCAACAAAGGCAATCAAACATAAGTACTGGGTCTTCTCTAACACCAGATGGAAAGTCGTCTTGGTTGTCAAAATCTGGAGTCTATGCCTTTGGATTCTACAAGCAAGGCAATGGCTTCTCAGTGGGGATATACGTAGCTGGGATTCCTCAGAAGACTGTTGTATGGACTGCGAGTCGAGATTCTCCACCAGTCAGCAGAAATGCCACTTTGGAATTCACAAGTGAAGGAAGGTTTGTCTTGCGATCAACACAAAGAGAAGAAAACATAGGAGATCCTGCTCAGTCAGGTTCTTCAGCTTCTATGATGGATACAGGCAATTTCGTGGTCTATGATTCAGATGGGAATATGATATGGCAGAGCTTTAATCACCCTACTGATACCATTCTCCCCAGTCAACGTCTCCTAGCTGATAGTGAGCTCATTTCGAGTGCTTCAGAATATGATCACTCATCGGGAATCTTTCGTCTCAAGATGCAAACTGATGGTAACCTTGTTCAGTATCCAGTAAATACTCCAGACTCTGCTCCATATGCTTACTACGCAACTGGAACAAGTTGGGCTGGACAGAACGTGACTTTAGTTTTTGATTCTGATGTAAGTATTTACTTGATAAACTCTACAAGTGTTAACTTCCAGAATGTAACAGATAGAAGCCATTATAGGAAAGACGCAATCTTTCTTATGAGAATTGATTCAGATGGGATATTTCGTTTGTATTCATATAATCTAAAGCAGAATTCTCATAATTGGTCAATTGAGTGGAATTCTACCAATGACAAGTGTCAGCCTAAAGGTTTATGTGGATTAAATGGATTTTGCATCCAGATGGATCAAGACGCGAATTGCCTCTGTCTTCCAGGATTTGACTTTGTTAACAAGGGAAACTGGTCTTCAGGCTGCGAGAGAAACTTTATTGCAGACAGTTGCGGAAATAATAACAGAAGTCTCAAGCACACAATGCAAGAAATTCCTAACACAAATTGGCTAGACAATTCATTTTCGGATATTTCGACATTAGATAAAGAAGGCTGCATTCAAGCTTGTTCGGATGATTGTAACTGTGAAGTTGCATTTTATGATTCTGGCAAGTGTAAAAAGCAGACACTTCCATTACGATATGGAAGAAGAAGTGGTTCTTCAAATATAGCTCTTATCAAGGTATATACATCCCAACCCACTACAGAAATTTTTGTTTCTAAAGAGAGTCAGAAAAGAGTTCGTTCTGATATCCTCATTATTAGTGTCTTTCTTCTGTCTTTTGGTTTGATTATGTTGGTGATTTCAATAATCGTTTTATGCAAAAGCCATTTTTGGGAATATAAAAAGCTTAACACTAGGAGGAGTGATGATGTTGAGTTGATTGGTGATGATGTTTCCTTAAGATCGTTTACTTATGAAGAACTTGAGAGATTTACAGATGGTTTCAAGGAAGAAATTGGTAAAGGATCGTCTGGGACAGTTTATAAAGGGATCATTTCGAGTAGCCAGAAGTTCGTGGCCGTGAAAAGACTGGAGAAATTGTTGGATGAAGGTGAAAGAGAGTTTCAAAATGAGATGAAAGCGATAGGGAGAACACACCACAAGAACCTTGTCCGGTTGATAGGTTACAGCCATGGAGGACCAAAAAGGCTTTTGGTGTATGAGTACATGAGTAATGGGTCACTTGCAGATGTTCTCTTTAAACCAGAAAGCAATCCCAAATGGGAAGAACGAGTGGGAATCACTTGTGAGATTGCAAGAGGAATAATGTATCTCCATGAAGAGTGTGTGACACAAATAATCCACTGTGACATTAAACCTCAAAACATACTCATGGATGAGAATAATTGTGCCAAGATTTCTGACTTCGGATTAGCGAAGTTGCTGAAGCCAGACCAAACCAGAACCTTTACAGGGATTAGAGGAACAAGAGGGTATGTTGCCCCTGAGTGGCATCGAAGACTTCCTATTACACCGAAAGCAGATGTGTACAGCTTTGGGATTGTTCTTTTGGAGATTATATGCTGCAGAAAGAATGTGATTTGGGATCTTCCTGAGGAGAAGGCTATATTGGAAGAATGGGCTTATACTTGTTTTGAGAATGGTGAGCTTGTAAGTTTGGTGGGGAATGAAGAAATCGACCAGAGACAATTGGAGAGAATTGTGAAAGTTGCACTTTGGTGCATCCAGGAGGAGCCGTCCTTGCGTCCCTCAATGAAGAAAGTTCTGCTTATGTTGGAGGGAACTGTTGATATCCCCATTCCTCCTAGTCCAGAATTCTTTTAA